GTATAGCACATAAAGTTTTTATTAATCATTGTTGTAATTTATACGCGCTATACAATATATTCATTACTCATCATGGTAATAAACCTTAGAAACTACACTATTAATGATAGTTCATCTGTTCTATTCATCTTGAATCTACGTGTATAGTAAAGGAATGTTTAATTGTAGTTTATACATTTTCTGTTTTTTTTTTTCCTAGACAATGAAACTAGACCTGCTTTAATTTTTTTGATGTCGCGTAATCAAATCAGATACATATGATTGTATTTAGTTTCAAAGTATATGCTTTGATTTTTTTTTTTTTTTTTTTAACAGGAGGTTCAAAAGCGACCCGTAATCCGCACGTGGTTTCCGTTTGCCCATAGGCCCGATCCGCATGTGGTTTCCGATTGCCAACCATCTAATCCCCCTGGCCCGGAACCAGCCGGTACTAATACCCATTACCCAAGGACCCGGCACCAACGCCGCGTTAACTTTAAACTTGGGGTGGGCGTAAAGCATTCCGTGGCCACAGGGGTATTCGAACTCGGGTCCGTATCGGTTGTGGTAACTACCTCAAGACCACTAGCCCACCACCCCGTGGTTTATATGCTTTGATTAGGGATGACATTACATAAAAAAAAAAGGGATTGAAAGTCGAGACAAAAAGAAATTCAATATCGTTTCGTCCACTAGTGATAGTGCATGTAAATATAGTTCTCTATATTCAGTGGCGGATCTAGAGATGAATGTTATGGAGGCATTATCAAAATTGTTTAAGGAATGGCTCCGCCGCTGTCTATATCCTAACGTGACGTTACATTGCATGGCTCTTAAGAGATAATTGTGCATTTTATGATAATTACTATTAAAGTTATGTTTTTTAACAACCAAAAGTTATGTAATGTTATGCTTTGGGAACTACGAGTATTGTAGCAAAATACAGTCATGCTTGGGAACTACGAGTATTGTAGCAAAATACAGTCATGGTAATTAGCAATATTTAACTTTTGGTTTATTATTTTTAAAATAGAAAATTACTATTAAACTAAATATATATTTATAATAATATTCTCTAATTATTTTGGTTAAAAAATACTACTAAATGACTATATATTTATAAGGAAATAATTATTTATTTTGGATTCAGATTTTTCTTAAAAAAAAAAAGAAATTGTTATTAAATATGAAAATTGTTATTAAGTATAAATGTTTAATAAGAATTTTTTCAACACATGTCACAATCTTAAAAAAAAATTATTAACATGTGTCTTCATCATCTTAATTGTTAACTTTTAAAAACTAAGGTTTATATAATAACAAAATTTCTTATTCATGTAAAAAAAAAATTAAAAAAAAAAAATTCTTATTCATGTAGGGTTTCCTAGTCTTCAACTGTTATATACAATATATGTATAGATTCTGAGGCGCAAGGCATAAAAGAGAGAAAAAAAACCTAATAGTTAAAGATTGAAACAATATGATGACGAAGATCTCCGATCTTCCGGTAAATTTGGTAGAGGAGATTCTCTCAAAGGTTCACTTGAAATATATGAGAGCAGTGAGATCAACTTGCAAAGATTGGGACACTTTATCCAAGAGTCGAAGCTTTTCAAAGATGCACATTGATAAAATAAGCGCAGGTGAGGAGTCTATGATGGTCGCTGTCTTGATGGGTTACAATCTATATCTCATGAATGTCGTTAATGACGAAGATCCATTAATAGAGTGTAAAGGTAAACTTACTTGCCTAGACAACAAACAAAATAAGATATCTCAAGTTTTCCACTGCGATGGTTTATTGTTATGCGTCTTGGAAGATGATGCTACCAAAGTTATCGTTTGGAATCCGTATTGGGGTGAAACAAGTCGATAGAATTTAGATATTCTGTCCGACCAAACGGATGTGACTGGTTCACTTACGCTCTAGGGTACGAGGACAAAGGCGGCTCCACATCTTGTCGTGACTACAAGTTCTTGAGGCTTATAGATCACAGCGTTGGCAATGTGGTCAAAGACCAGTTTTTATGGTAAGAGATTTACGATTTCCAGTCTAGTTCATGGAAGACTCTAGGTGTTACTCCACACTGGGATATAAATTTTCATCAGCGTGGCGTGTCTCTCAAGGGAAACACTTACTGGCCTGCTTCACCAAGGAACATAGATCGAGATGAAAATTACATAATCTGTTTCGATTTTACAAGCGAGAGTTTTGGTCCTCTTATGCGTCTGCCCTTTGACGCAGCTTATCATAACCCTGTGACTTTATCATGTGTTAGAGAAGAGAAGCTTGCGGTTTTATTCAGTCACGACGAAGCAGGTTCAGAGGAGTTTGAGATGTGGATTACTACTAAGATTGAGGCCGAAGAGGTGACGTGGAGAAAGTTCTTGAGAGTGATTAACCCTCCGATTTCATGTAAGGGTTTCTTCATTGACGAGGAGAAGAAAGTCGCCATGGGTTTTGACGAGGACTCCAAAACGTTTAACATCGTTGGAGAGGCTGGATGCTTAAAAAAGCTGGAACTCGAAGAATGTTTAGGCAGAGACGTAGACTGGATGACGAGTGCGTGCTCTTATGTTCGAAACCTAGTTAATATCAAGCAACCTGCTGCAGGAGGAGGTAAAAGGAAGCAACAAAGCGAGTTTAAAAAGCAACGATATGATCAAAACATGGGGAGAATTGTTGGACTTAAAAAGCGTAGCTGGGTTTGGCAATCTGAACGAGGAAGGCAAAGGAGGAAAAGGAGGAAAAGACGACATGCTTAGCCTTTCATTTCCTCTTAGTGGGAGTTAGATGATTAATTAACCCGAGGTTCTTAGAATGGGGTTCTTAGCAGAAGTTAAGAAACTGTTTCTTAATTTTTAACTAAAAAAAGCTAAGCACCGGTTCTTAAATAAAGACTTTAAGAGCATGTATAGTGATTTGAAAGGTTTAGAACCTTTGTTAATCTAATTTAATTTTTCTTCGTCCAATGGTAGAACCTCATCGAGGTTCTTAAATTTTTTTTTTTTTTTAAAGTAGAATGATTGGATTTCATAACATGAAAGAGCATAATTTTTTTTTAAAAAAAGACATTGAAAATCAAATACTAATCGTAAACGAGAAAAAAACCGATTAGTTGAAATCTTGATTTGTTCCAAAAATTTTGAGGAAGAGGAAGAAGCCATTTAGAACATAAATGTTTTTAGTGAAATGGTAAAATAAACACAATATTTTAGGAAATTTTTGGTGAATTGGTTTGTTGCAATGATAATAGAAACACAATAAGATACTCATTTTGTCTTAAGATAGACTCCGAAGAGGAAAAAAGAAATGGTTTGTTGAAATGGTAAAGAGAAACACAATACACACGGAAGAGGAAAATAGAAATTGTTTGTTCATAACATCGATCAAAATTGCATAGCTTATAAAGAGAAAATTGAAACAGAACTTGTCAAATGTTGGCCACCACTCACAAGCTGTAAAGCTTCTTTTTCTTCTTGTCCTCTTCACGTACAGAATGTCTTCTTGTGTCACATGTGGTCTGCTTTTTGACTTGGCTACACCTGCAAAACTGATGAGAAACGTGTAAGCAAAGGCCAACACTGAAACAGAAACACTACAACACGGAAACAATAAACTCAAGTTCAATCAAACTTGGCTCCCACTCCCATTGAGGTTGGTACATGACCAGAAGTCGCAGGCTTCTTTCCGGTCTGGGACTTCTTAGAGATATCTTTCTTTTCACCAGTGGAAGGAACTGAAGAACCAGGCTTAGTAACAGATGAGCAAGGAGTACCTTCTTGAGGAATAGAGAGTTTCCCTAGCTTGGAGATGCAATCAAATAGCTCACCAACTACAGGACTAGAAGACGGTGCCTTAGAAGTAAGGTCAATATACACATTTGTAATAGTATCACGCATCGGGTTAGGAACAGCCATCATAACCTCATTTATATCCTTCTGGATTATAACAACCTGGTTTTGGCTATCAGGCATGCCCGAAGCTGATGAACTCCCACTTCTCTCCGTAGCAATAGAGTTAGTCGTCATACCATTGTTCAACTGCACACTGATCTTCAAGAACTTAAGGCGCTGATTTGTGACATCAAAGAGGTCATTGTCATCAACTAGAGCCACCACATCCCCATCTTCATCAGAGTAAGTCAGAGAGAAACCATCATCAAGGAGGTTACACAGAGCAGCGATCTTTCCTCTAAGACCAGCCATGTCAAGATCAAGCTGTCCATTAGCTTTGGCAGGCACCCTGAATCGCCTAAGCACACCTCCATAACTCACCTGCAATGATCCACAAACAGATATAAGTCACATGAATGAATTAAAAGTTTTAAACAAGCGTAGCGATCACGGTCACGATCACGATCAAGCACAATATTTCTTAGGGTTTATGCTACTAACAGAGTAAATTCGAATCTCCGCTTCAATTTTCCGGCGGTTACACAATCGATCCATGGAAAAATTCGAAAAACGAAAGGAGAGATTACAAGAGACAACAAATCTCGTAAACCTAGAGCAACAGATACAAAGATCGACGCGATCGCAGCTAAGAATCACCAACAGCTAAAACAGAGGGTAAAGAAAGGAAATTAACCTTGACGACGAGAGCAAAAGTAGAATCCATCGCTCACAGGCTAGAGAATCGGTAAATGAACAGATAACTCCTCCGCAGATCGATCGCTGCGATGTGGGAGACGAAGAAGGCCTGCGTTTCTTCAGAAGATTCATCAACGGAGGAAAGAGAGAAGGCATGCATTTCTTCGACGAAGGAGAGAGAGGAATTAATGCATGGTCCAATAACATACCACTGCAATAAAACAACTGCATGCTGAGGAAAAAAATCGTCGGTATATCGTCGGAATAACGCTATTCCGACGACGTACCGACGAAAAAAATCTTCGGAAATAACTCCTCGGAAATTCATCTTTACTCGGAAATCACTCGGAAATTTCCGACGGAATTCCGAGGAAATGAATTTACTTCGGAAATTTCCGATGGAATTCCGAGGAAATTCCGAGGACCATTTTTTCGTCGGAAATTCCTCGGAATATTCCGAGGAATATGTCGTCGGAATATTCCGAGGGATACACTTCCTCGGAATATTTCCAAAATTCAAAAAAAAAATTATAAATTTATTTTTTTAAATTGAAATTCAAAAATATAAAATTAAAATTGAAATAGAAAACATATTTAAAATACAAAAAATAATAAAATAGCTTTTATAAATAAAAAAATGTTTTATAAATACAATATTAGTTTTAATATATATAAATATTTTTATAAATATGAAATCATCTTTTTATAAATACAAAATAGTTTTTATAAATACAAAAAATAATAAAATAGTGTTTATAAATAAAAAAATGTTTTATAAATACAAAATTAATTTTAAAATATGAAATCATCTTTTATAAATCCATAAATTGAATTTATATACAAAGATCGTTTTGTATATTTAAAAATAGTTTTTATAAATACAAAAATAAATAAAATAGTGTTTATAAATCAAAAAATGTATTATAAATACAAAATTAGCTTTATAAATATAAATATTTTTATAGATATGAAATCATCTTTTTATAAATACAAAATAGTTTTTATAAATACAAAAAATAATAAAATAGTGTTTATAAATAAAAAAATGTTTTATAAATACAAAATTAATTTTAAAATATGAAATCATCTTTTATAAATCCATAAATTGAATTTATATACAAAGATCGTTTTGTATATTTAAAAATAGTTTTTATAAATACAAAAATAAAAAAATAGTGTTTATAAATCAAAAAAATGTTTTATAAATACAAAATTAGTTTTAATAAATATAAATATTTTTATAA
The DNA window shown above is from Brassica oleracea var. oleracea cultivar TO1000 chromosome C3, BOL, whole genome shotgun sequence and carries:
- the LOC106332591 gene encoding uncharacterized protein LOC106332591 isoform X2; this encodes MDSTFALVVKVSYGGVLRRFRVPAKANGQLDLDMAGLRGKIAALCNLLDDGFSLTYSDEDGDVVALVDDNDLFDVTNQRLKFLKISVQLNNGMTTNSIATERSGSSSASGMPDSQNQVVIIQKDINEVMMAVPNPMRDTITNVYIDLTSKAPSSSPVVGELFDCISKLGKLSIPQEVLQV
- the LOC106332591 gene encoding uncharacterized protein LOC106332591 isoform X1, with the protein product MDSTFALVVKVSYGGVLRRFRVPAKANGQLDLDMAGLRGKIAALCNLLDDGFSLTYSDEDGDVVALVDDNDLFDVTNQRLKFLKISVQLNNGMTTNSIATERSGSSSASGMPDSQNQVVIIQKDINEVMMAVPNPMRDTITNVYIDLTSKAPSSSPVVGELFDCISKLGKLSIPQEGTPCSSVTKPGSSVPSTGEKKDISKKSQTGKKPATSGHVPTSMGVGAKFD